Proteins encoded together in one Aurantiacibacter aquimixticola window:
- the zapE gene encoding cell division protein ZapE, with protein sequence MSALAAKYERLIAAGELRPDADQRRAVERLARLQGELEAEEGGGLLGQLFGRKQGSPRGVYMWGGVGRGKSMLMDLFVVTLSITEKRRTHFHAFMLEVDALIREEREAQTEGPVRRVAKRIAADVRCLAFDEMVVNNTADAAIMARLFTALIVDEGVTVVTTSNRPPSDLYKDGLNRSLFLPFIELVEREMDVLPLNGPTDYRLDRLGDIESWHTPLGDEATAQVTEAFYRLTDYDPADAEHVPSGELALGGGRTLHVPKSLKGVAVFSFKRLCGENRGAADYLAIAREYHSVIVVGIPRMGPENRNEAIRFTKLVDALYEQGVKLFVTAAAEPEELYRKGDGAFEFERTVSRLKEMQSTEYMARGHGTAD encoded by the coding sequence CTGAGCGCACTCGCCGCGAAGTACGAACGGCTGATCGCCGCGGGTGAGCTGCGCCCGGATGCGGACCAGCGCCGCGCCGTCGAACGGCTGGCAAGGCTGCAAGGCGAGCTGGAGGCGGAGGAGGGCGGCGGCCTGCTCGGCCAGCTCTTCGGGCGCAAACAGGGCAGCCCCCGCGGCGTCTACATGTGGGGCGGCGTCGGACGCGGCAAATCCATGCTCATGGACCTGTTCGTCGTCACGCTGAGCATTACCGAGAAGCGCCGCACGCACTTCCACGCCTTCATGCTCGAGGTAGACGCCCTTATCCGCGAGGAACGCGAGGCGCAGACCGAAGGCCCGGTGCGCCGCGTCGCAAAGCGTATTGCTGCCGATGTGCGGTGCCTGGCCTTCGATGAGATGGTGGTGAACAACACCGCTGACGCCGCGATCATGGCACGCCTCTTTACCGCGCTGATCGTCGATGAAGGCGTCACCGTGGTGACGACGAGCAACCGCCCGCCGTCCGATCTCTACAAGGATGGCCTGAACCGGTCGCTTTTCCTGCCATTCATCGAACTGGTGGAGCGTGAGATGGACGTGCTACCGCTGAACGGGCCGACAGACTACCGGCTCGACCGGCTCGGCGATATCGAGAGCTGGCATACCCCGCTGGGCGACGAAGCGACCGCGCAGGTGACCGAGGCCTTCTATCGCCTCACCGACTATGACCCGGCCGATGCCGAGCATGTCCCTTCCGGCGAGCTGGCGCTCGGCGGCGGGCGGACGCTACATGTGCCAAAGAGCCTGAAGGGAGTTGCGGTCTTCAGTTTCAAGCGGCTCTGCGGCGAGAATAGAGGCGCTGCGGATTACCTCGCCATCGCGCGCGAATATCACTCCGTGATCGTGGTCGGCATCCCGCGCATGGGGCCAGAAAACCGCAACGAAGCCATTCGCTTCACCAAGCTTGTCGACGCGCTTTACGAGCAGGGCGTGAAGCTGTTCGTCACCGCCGCTGCCGAGCCGGAAGAGCTCTATCGCAAAGGCGACGGCGCGTTCGAATTTGAGCGAACGGTGAGCCGTCTCAAGGAAATGCAGAGCACAGAATACATGGCGCGCGGCCATGGGACAGCCGATTAG
- a CDS encoding XrtA/PEP-CTERM system amidotransferase yields the protein MCGIAGIFHTGTIKPVDPSRVTRMCDVLAHRGPDGSGVWTGPGVGLGHRRLSIIDIEGSPQPMQSADERCVLTFNGEIYNYRDLRRELEGRGAIFRTDGDTEVILAAWERWGEDCVKHLHGMFVFALYDRRERKLFLARDRFGVKPLFMAELSDGSLAFASELKGLLAHPLLRRDVDPLAVEDYMTWGYVPDHRSILRGVKKLPAAHTLLLKHDSPVPEPQRYWDIRFDKRHSAKPQDLEAELLHHLQQAVESRMVADVPLGAFLSGGVDSSAVVAFMSQTGRGRVQTCSIGFDVESADESSHAQRVAELFGTDHASRKVSADQFDAIDTIAGMFDEPFADASALPTWRVSQLAREHVTVALSGDGADEAFAGYRRQVFHAHEDRLRGLLPSALRKKVLGPLGDAFPKLDWAPRPLRAKSTLQSLAGSGAEGYASALSAVPPEIRFGLYSETLVRQVGDYSAERMLIDVMKRAPARSGLDAAQYADLTFWLPGDILTKVDRTSMAVSLEAREPLLDHRLVEFAAALPERLRVRRGQGKFILKKAMERYLPDDILYRPKQGFVTPIAEWLRGPLASKARGIGRSAMLARTGWFDNARIAEIAEAHISGRSDHSRLLWQLLMLDRSLARLGIA from the coding sequence ATGTGCGGGATAGCGGGCATTTTTCACACGGGCACGATCAAGCCGGTAGATCCATCGCGCGTGACGCGGATGTGCGACGTGCTTGCCCATCGCGGCCCGGATGGATCGGGCGTGTGGACGGGGCCCGGCGTCGGTCTCGGCCATCGGCGCCTGTCGATTATCGACATCGAAGGTTCGCCGCAGCCGATGCAATCGGCGGACGAGCGATGTGTCCTCACGTTCAACGGTGAAATCTACAATTATCGCGATCTGCGGCGCGAGCTGGAAGGACGTGGCGCGATTTTCAGGACGGATGGCGACACCGAAGTGATCCTGGCCGCTTGGGAGCGGTGGGGCGAAGACTGTGTGAAGCATCTCCACGGCATGTTCGTCTTCGCTCTCTACGATCGGCGAGAGCGAAAACTGTTCCTCGCCCGCGATCGCTTCGGCGTGAAGCCGCTTTTCATGGCGGAGCTTTCCGACGGTTCGCTGGCCTTCGCCTCGGAGCTGAAAGGCCTTCTGGCCCACCCTCTCCTTCGGAGGGACGTCGATCCTTTGGCGGTGGAGGATTACATGACCTGGGGTTATGTCCCCGATCATCGCTCGATCCTGCGCGGGGTGAAGAAGCTGCCTGCGGCGCATACGCTGCTGCTTAAGCACGACAGCCCTGTGCCAGAGCCGCAACGCTATTGGGACATACGTTTCGACAAGCGGCATTCGGCCAAGCCGCAGGATCTGGAGGCCGAGTTGCTGCACCACCTGCAGCAGGCGGTCGAAAGCCGCATGGTGGCGGATGTGCCGCTCGGCGCATTCCTGTCGGGCGGAGTAGACAGCTCCGCGGTCGTCGCCTTCATGTCGCAGACGGGGCGGGGCAGGGTGCAGACCTGCTCCATCGGTTTCGACGTCGAGAGTGCCGATGAAAGCTCCCATGCGCAGCGTGTGGCGGAGCTGTTCGGCACGGACCATGCCTCCCGCAAGGTGAGCGCCGACCAGTTCGACGCGATCGACACGATTGCGGGCATGTTCGATGAGCCCTTCGCCGATGCGAGCGCGCTGCCGACATGGCGCGTGAGCCAATTGGCGCGGGAGCATGTGACGGTGGCGCTATCGGGCGATGGGGCGGACGAGGCGTTCGCCGGCTATCGGCGGCAGGTCTTTCATGCGCACGAGGATCGGTTGCGTGGGCTGCTGCCCTCGGCATTGCGAAAGAAAGTGCTCGGTCCGCTCGGCGATGCCTTTCCCAAGCTCGACTGGGCTCCGCGCCCGCTGCGCGCCAAGAGCACGCTGCAATCGCTCGCCGGGTCCGGCGCGGAGGGTTACGCGTCCGCATTGTCCGCCGTGCCCCCCGAAATCCGTTTCGGTCTCTACAGCGAAACGCTTGTACGGCAGGTCGGCGACTATAGCGCCGAGAGAATGCTGATCGATGTCATGAAGCGCGCTCCGGCGCGAAGCGGTCTGGACGCCGCGCAATATGCCGATCTCACTTTCTGGCTGCCGGGCGATATCCTGACCAAGGTGGACCGAACCAGCATGGCGGTGAGCCTTGAAGCGCGCGAGCCGCTGCTCGACCACCGGCTCGTGGAGTTTGCCGCTGCTCTGCCGGAGAGGCTGCGGGTGCGGCGGGGGCAGGGCAAGTTCATCCTCAAGAAGGCGATGGAGCGCTATCTGCCGGATGACATCCTGTACCGGCCCAAGCAGGGCTTCGTCACGCCGATCGCCGAGTGGCTTCGTGGGCCGCTTGCTAGCAAAGCGCGAGGCATCGGCAGGAGCGCAATGCTGGCTCGCACCGGGTGGTTCGACAATGCACGAATTGCCGAGATCGCAGAGGCGCACATCTCCGGCCGGTCGGACCATTCGCGGCTGCTATGGCAACTGCTGATGCTCGACCGTTCGCTTGCGCGGCTCGGTATCGCCTAA
- the xrtA gene encoding exosortase A, producing the protein MRLDAIEPRRAPAIERIAPQWRLPLAQLALAWAALFALLAADWAEMAMQWWDSSTYNHILLVPAILAWLVWQRASELAELTPRAWWPGLTILAAALFVWLLGDLSGLNTATHLGVVGALQASVIAILGPRVAWALLFPLAYALFLVPVGDELVPALQMITADITIALTMASGIPAHIDGVFIDTPAGLFEVAEACSGVKFLIAMIALGTLVAHVCFSSGIRRAAFVALAIVLPIIANGIRAWGTIYIAQSQGIGFAEGFDHIVYGWLFFALVMAILLGIGWRFFDRAVDEPFIDGQALAAASFFGRFERRRPAGWRLPLAIAAMALATVLWAGQARALSADLPVESQLPEVAGWSRAQSISAYPWQPRLSGADRTVRASYRDAEGRTVDVVYALYAVQAEGREAGAFGEGALPPESEWRWLEATAAGDGASGERILALGRHRRASETWFNRGGWTGQSRLRLKLITMRDKLLFRARPTATLILSSPEQEGEDGSVTITDFRQSTMGLEDWMDRASGSL; encoded by the coding sequence ATGCGGCTTGATGCGATCGAACCCCGCCGCGCGCCGGCGATAGAGCGCATCGCGCCGCAATGGCGGCTGCCGCTCGCGCAATTGGCGCTGGCCTGGGCCGCTCTCTTCGCGCTACTCGCCGCCGATTGGGCCGAGATGGCGATGCAATGGTGGGACAGCTCGACATACAACCACATCCTTCTGGTCCCGGCGATCCTGGCATGGCTCGTTTGGCAAAGGGCATCGGAGCTGGCCGAGCTGACACCGCGCGCCTGGTGGCCGGGGCTGACAATCCTGGCTGCTGCCCTGTTCGTCTGGCTGCTGGGCGATCTTTCGGGGCTGAACACCGCGACGCATCTGGGTGTCGTCGGCGCATTGCAGGCGAGCGTGATCGCCATTCTCGGCCCGCGCGTCGCATGGGCGCTGCTGTTTCCGCTGGCCTACGCCCTGTTCCTCGTTCCGGTGGGAGACGAGCTTGTCCCTGCGTTGCAGATGATCACGGCGGACATCACCATCGCACTGACCATGGCCAGTGGCATACCGGCGCATATCGACGGTGTCTTCATCGACACGCCCGCGGGTCTGTTCGAGGTGGCAGAGGCCTGTTCGGGCGTGAAATTTCTGATCGCGATGATCGCGCTGGGTACGCTCGTCGCGCATGTCTGTTTCAGCAGCGGGATCAGGCGTGCAGCCTTCGTCGCGCTTGCCATCGTGCTGCCGATCATCGCCAATGGCATCCGCGCCTGGGGGACGATCTATATCGCGCAGTCGCAGGGCATCGGCTTTGCCGAGGGCTTCGATCACATCGTTTATGGCTGGCTGTTCTTCGCCCTTGTCATGGCAATTCTTCTCGGCATCGGTTGGCGGTTCTTCGATCGCGCGGTGGATGAGCCGTTTATCGACGGTCAGGCGCTCGCCGCTGCATCCTTTTTCGGTCGTTTCGAGCGTCGCCGGCCAGCTGGCTGGCGTCTGCCGCTCGCGATCGCTGCGATGGCTCTGGCGACAGTATTATGGGCTGGGCAGGCGCGTGCTCTCTCCGCCGACTTGCCGGTCGAGTCGCAACTGCCCGAGGTTGCTGGCTGGAGCCGCGCGCAAAGCATTAGCGCATATCCGTGGCAGCCGCGCCTCTCTGGAGCGGATAGGACTGTGCGCGCAAGTTATCGCGATGCAGAGGGTCGGACGGTCGATGTCGTGTACGCGCTCTACGCTGTGCAGGCCGAGGGGCGCGAGGCGGGTGCGTTCGGCGAAGGCGCGTTGCCGCCCGAGAGCGAATGGCGCTGGCTGGAGGCGACGGCCGCTGGCGATGGCGCGTCCGGCGAACGCATTCTGGCCCTGGGGAGGCATAGGCGCGCTTCGGAAACCTGGTTCAACCGCGGAGGCTGGACCGGACAAAGCCGCTTGCGGCTGAAGCTCATCACCATGCGGGACAAGCTGCTGTTCCGGGCGCGTCCGACGGCAACGCTGATCCTTTCCTCCCCCGAACAGGAGGGCGAGGACGGTTCGGTCACCATCACCGATTTCCGCCAGTCCACCATGGGCCTCGAAGACTGGATGGACCGCGCGAGCGGCAGTCTTTAA
- a CDS encoding TIGR03087 family PEP-CTERM/XrtA system glycosyltransferase: MSGEILFLAHRLPFPPDRGDKIRSHHILKALAELAPVHVGCLADTHEDKEHEGELEALAATHCMPWRSKPVSVAGFEALVRREPVSLAAFRSQDLQDWVRVTLAQRDIRAIYVYSGQMGQYVPSDWAGHLVVDLVDVDSAKFEAYALDRAGPRGWIDAREAKLLRRVEATLAANADATLLVSEAEAGLLRSRTTTAHDIRPLRNGIDCAFFDLASVEPHPAMKDGAPHFVFTGQMDYAPNVAAVTRFAHAILPAIQRGADDAHFHIVGRAPSDAVRALRELRGVTIHGAVPDVRPFIAGATIVVAPITIARGVQNKVLEAMAMGRCVLASPEAATGIDAKHGEHLVVAEDDRAFATRALHLLARPAEREAIAADARRMVLDTMSWQSMLCDLPRLMGFGNDHSRDAA; this comes from the coding sequence ATGAGCGGCGAAATCCTCTTTCTAGCCCATCGCTTGCCGTTCCCGCCCGATCGCGGAGACAAGATCCGATCGCATCATATCCTCAAGGCGCTTGCCGAGCTGGCACCGGTCCATGTCGGCTGTCTGGCGGACACGCATGAGGACAAGGAGCACGAGGGCGAGCTCGAGGCGCTGGCGGCGACACACTGCATGCCGTGGCGTTCCAAGCCGGTCAGCGTGGCCGGTTTCGAAGCGCTTGTGCGGCGCGAGCCCGTCAGCCTAGCCGCTTTTCGCTCGCAGGATTTGCAGGACTGGGTCCGCGTCACGCTTGCCCAGCGCGATATCAGAGCGATCTACGTGTATTCGGGCCAGATGGGACAATACGTGCCGAGCGATTGGGCAGGGCACCTGGTCGTCGATCTGGTCGATGTCGATTCGGCGAAATTCGAGGCCTACGCGCTCGACCGCGCAGGTCCGCGTGGCTGGATCGACGCGCGCGAAGCGAAGCTGCTTCGGCGGGTGGAAGCGACGCTCGCCGCCAATGCCGATGCGACCTTGCTGGTGAGCGAGGCCGAGGCAGGCCTGCTGCGCTCCCGCACGACGACCGCGCACGATATCCGTCCCTTGCGAAATGGCATCGACTGCGCGTTTTTCGACCTCGCCAGCGTCGAACCGCATCCCGCGATGAAGGATGGCGCGCCGCATTTCGTGTTCACCGGGCAGATGGACTACGCCCCCAACGTCGCCGCCGTCACGCGTTTCGCACATGCTATCCTGCCCGCGATCCAGCGAGGTGCCGACGACGCGCATTTCCACATTGTCGGCCGAGCGCCGAGCGACGCGGTCAGGGCCTTGCGCGAATTGCGAGGCGTGACGATCCACGGAGCTGTCCCCGATGTGCGCCCGTTCATTGCGGGTGCGACGATAGTGGTGGCGCCGATCACGATTGCGCGCGGCGTTCAGAACAAGGTGCTAGAAGCGATGGCGATGGGCCGCTGCGTGCTCGCAAGTCCGGAAGCGGCGACCGGCATCGATGCTAAGCATGGAGAGCATCTGGTGGTGGCGGAGGACGACCGCGCTTTCGCCACGCGCGCGCTGCATCTTCTCGCTCGCCCGGCAGAGCGTGAGGCCATCGCAGCTGATGCCCGTCGCATGGTGCTCGATACGATGAGCTGGCAATCGATGCTTTGCGACCTGCCGCGGCTTATGGGTTTCGGCAACGACCATTCGCGCGATGCGGCTTGA
- a CDS encoding FemAB family XrtA/PEP-CTERM system-associated protein — MNAPFASLRESIRIADLGEPEEVHRIETFVARQGGSIFHRPSWLLAVEAGTGQRAHGLVAEKGGILVGWLPLSEVHSPIFGRVLASSGFAVEGGVLGTCAASLCSGAQELAGRLSCPAIELRGGDVSEGWDVRTDSHAGFVAQLAAGDEAQLLAIPRKQRAEVRKGLKANLAIRVGTGEADRAAHYAVYAESVRNLGTPVFPRSLFAAVLDMLDADILTISHDGVPVASVLSLYHDGAVMPYWGGGTHAARGLRANDRMYFELMLHARYKGCERFDFGRSKAGSGAYHFKRNWGFTPQPLSYASWTASGHAPRDADPNSARHQRQIALWKKLPLPLANRIGPMISRGLG, encoded by the coding sequence ATGAACGCGCCTTTCGCCTCGCTGCGTGAAAGCATCCGCATCGCCGACCTCGGCGAGCCGGAAGAAGTGCACCGGATCGAGACTTTTGTCGCGCGGCAGGGTGGAAGCATCTTCCATCGACCATCCTGGCTGCTGGCGGTCGAGGCGGGCACCGGGCAGCGTGCGCATGGGCTGGTAGCGGAAAAGGGCGGCATACTCGTGGGCTGGTTGCCGCTGAGCGAAGTGCATTCGCCGATCTTCGGTCGAGTCCTTGCATCGAGCGGCTTTGCCGTGGAAGGCGGCGTGCTCGGGACGTGCGCTGCATCGCTTTGCAGCGGGGCGCAGGAATTGGCGGGGCGTCTTTCCTGTCCCGCGATTGAGCTGCGTGGCGGCGATGTAAGCGAGGGATGGGACGTGCGCACCGACAGCCATGCGGGCTTTGTCGCCCAACTCGCTGCCGGTGATGAAGCACAGTTGCTGGCCATCCCGCGCAAACAACGGGCCGAAGTGCGCAAGGGCCTCAAGGCTAATCTCGCTATCCGCGTGGGTACGGGCGAAGCGGACCGCGCGGCGCATTACGCGGTCTATGCCGAAAGCGTCCGCAATCTCGGCACACCGGTATTTCCGCGCAGCCTGTTCGCAGCCGTGCTGGACATGCTCGATGCGGATATCCTGACTATCAGCCATGACGGCGTGCCAGTCGCCAGCGTCCTGTCGCTATATCACGACGGGGCGGTGATGCCTTATTGGGGCGGTGGAACCCATGCCGCGCGCGGCCTGCGCGCCAATGACCGCATGTATTTCGAGCTTATGCTGCACGCGCGTTATAAAGGATGCGAGCGCTTCGATTTCGGGCGGAGCAAGGCCGGCAGCGGGGCATATCATTTCAAGAGGAACTGGGGTTTCACGCCGCAGCCCCTGTCCTATGCCAGCTGGACTGCGTCCGGCCATGCCCCGCGCGATGCCGATCCCAATAGCGCGCGGCACCAACGGCAGATCGCGCTCTGGAAGAAACTTCCCCTGCCGCTCGCCAATCGGATCGGACCGATGATTTCGCGGGGGCTGGGATGA
- a CDS encoding XrtA system polysaccharide deacetylase — protein sequence MNAIAFDEGDAPGRVVNGLSVDVEDWFQVGAFEGVIERDSWGGLDDRVERNVHAILNLFDEAQASATFFTLGWVAKRHAGLLREIAARGHEVASHGWDHERVFRMDRKSFAADIERTRKTIEDCCGERVIGYRAPSFSIDQRTPWAFMELAEQGYLYSSSVAPVAHDHYGWADAPRFAFNPLPWSDLVELPVTTAQFRGKRLAAGGGGFFRVLPYAFSRWAIRQVNRDEGRPAIFYFHPWEIDPGQPRVAGAPLRSRLRHYTNLEKMAGKLRQLVREFAWGRIDVIAHREALRLEAEKATLHRASA from the coding sequence GTGAACGCCATCGCTTTCGACGAAGGCGACGCACCGGGGCGCGTCGTCAACGGCCTTTCGGTCGATGTCGAGGACTGGTTCCAGGTCGGCGCGTTCGAGGGCGTTATCGAGCGGGACAGCTGGGGCGGTCTCGACGACCGGGTCGAGCGCAATGTGCACGCCATTCTCAACCTGTTCGACGAGGCGCAAGCGAGCGCCACCTTCTTCACTCTCGGCTGGGTGGCGAAGCGCCATGCCGGTCTCCTGCGCGAGATCGCAGCCAGAGGTCATGAGGTTGCGAGCCATGGCTGGGATCACGAGCGCGTGTTCCGCATGGACCGCAAGAGCTTCGCCGCCGATATCGAGCGCACCCGGAAAACGATCGAGGATTGCTGCGGAGAGCGCGTGATAGGCTATCGCGCGCCTAGCTTCTCCATTGACCAGCGCACGCCCTGGGCCTTCATGGAGTTGGCGGAGCAGGGCTATCTCTATTCCTCCAGCGTCGCGCCCGTAGCGCACGATCACTATGGCTGGGCCGACGCTCCGCGCTTCGCGTTCAATCCTCTGCCGTGGAGCGATCTGGTGGAGCTGCCGGTGACGACGGCGCAATTTCGCGGAAAACGTCTGGCCGCGGGCGGCGGCGGCTTCTTCCGCGTGCTGCCCTACGCGTTCAGCCGCTGGGCGATCCGGCAGGTCAACCGTGACGAGGGGCGGCCAGCCATCTTCTACTTCCATCCATGGGAGATCGACCCCGGCCAGCCGCGCGTTGCCGGTGCACCACTGCGATCCCGGCTGCGGCATTACACAAATCTCGAAAAGATGGCGGGCAAGCTGCGTCAGCTGGTACGCGAATTTGCCTGGGGGCGGATCGATGTGATCGCGCATCGCGAGGCTCTACGCCTGGAGGCCGAGAAGGCAACCCTCCATCGGGCAAGCGCATGA
- a CDS encoding XrtA/PEP-CTERM system-associated ATPase, with the protein MFDDFYGLSGKPFQLTPDPEFYFRSITHRKALSYLGYGLAQGEGFIVITGEVGSGKSTLVAHMMKTLDPDAVTVAQIVTSKLNEEEIVHVVAGAMGLDVEGHDKATALTDIESFLHEEARAGRRCLLIIDESQNLSVQALEELRMFSNFQLGNHPLLQTLLLGQPEFRETLQNDDGLEQLRQRVIAAHHLEPMQEAEIEPYIVHRLEKVGWNGNPSFAEDVFAGIFAASDGIPRRVNQIANRLMLAGAIEKRSDIDSAMLEAVLAEMGSERAVPPAPAVPEAPVNNSGSNTVASGLDREQVNAAILEREAMLIEAFDGAIAERDAQIAELRAKLDDVAERPVDADGETGGTEIGEMREQLARIEARSFEQERSIRQTLTMLIDWIEGEMDSSKAA; encoded by the coding sequence ATGTTCGACGATTTCTACGGTCTGTCCGGCAAGCCATTCCAGCTTACGCCCGATCCGGAATTCTACTTCCGGTCGATCACGCACAGGAAAGCGCTGTCCTATCTCGGATACGGCCTGGCGCAGGGCGAGGGCTTCATCGTCATCACCGGCGAAGTCGGCTCGGGCAAGTCGACGCTGGTCGCGCATATGATGAAAACGCTCGATCCCGATGCGGTCACCGTGGCGCAGATCGTGACGAGCAAACTCAACGAGGAAGAGATCGTCCACGTCGTTGCCGGCGCGATGGGACTGGACGTCGAGGGACACGACAAGGCGACTGCGCTCACCGATATCGAGAGTTTCCTGCACGAGGAAGCGCGCGCAGGGCGTCGCTGCCTGCTTATCATCGACGAATCGCAGAACCTTTCGGTGCAGGCACTGGAAGAGCTGCGCATGTTCTCGAACTTCCAGCTGGGAAATCATCCGCTGTTGCAGACGCTTCTGCTCGGACAGCCGGAATTTCGCGAGACGTTGCAGAACGATGATGGGCTGGAGCAGCTGCGTCAGCGCGTGATCGCCGCGCATCACCTCGAGCCGATGCAGGAAGCGGAGATCGAGCCGTATATCGTCCACCGTCTCGAAAAGGTTGGGTGGAATGGCAATCCCTCTTTCGCCGAGGATGTATTCGCCGGAATTTTCGCCGCCTCGGATGGCATTCCGCGCCGCGTGAACCAGATCGCCAACCGGTTGATGCTGGCGGGCGCGATCGAAAAGCGCAGCGATATCGATAGCGCGATGCTCGAAGCCGTGCTGGCGGAAATGGGCAGTGAGCGTGCGGTGCCGCCCGCACCGGCCGTGCCCGAGGCCCCCGTGAACAACAGCGGTTCAAATACCGTGGCGAGTGGTCTCGATCGGGAGCAGGTCAACGCGGCGATCCTCGAACGCGAAGCCATGCTTATCGAAGCTTTCGACGGCGCGATTGCCGAGCGTGATGCGCAGATCGCAGAACTCCGGGCCAAGCTCGACGACGTCGCTGAGCGTCCTGTCGACGCCGACGGTGAAACGGGCGGCACCGAGATCGGCGAGATGCGCGAGCAGCTGGCCCGGATCGAGGCGCGCTCCTTCGAACAGGAACGCTCCATCCGCCAGACGCTGACGATGCTCATCGACTGGATCGAGGGCGAGATGGATTCGAGCAAGGCCGCGTAA
- a CDS encoding preprotein translocase subunit YajC, giving the protein MRMIFTSLALLAALPATALAQDIDNAEDDATDTNRGVAIAPYIEAAQVVTAELEPGDDVVTYTRAAVGVDAGFGGRYSQGSASLRYERRIGWDDDVADTDTVSGIARASLAVAGPAVTLEAGGLASRTRVDGDGSTSLGDFGADDDFTSQFYSVYAGPSARTQLGAAEVTGAYRIGYTRVESPDAVLVAADADPVDIFDEAVTQNAAVRAGLAPDTVLPVGVGVGAGWNRQDVSNLDQRIDDRYVRADVTVPVSPNVALVGGVGYEDVEVSSRDALRDDEGLPIRGPVGRFITDETQPRTIAYETDGLIWDVGVLWRPSRRTSAAATVGRRYGSTTYYGSLAYAPNARSSLNVSVYDTLNSFGGQVVGALDELGTDFDAFRNPISGDLGGCVLGVEGDNCALARLGSLRSAVFRNRGVSLSYGAQSGRLSYGIGTGYDRRSFFAGDDTVLAALDGVADETYWLAAYAARQLDQRSGVNLGGSLSLFQPGADGLGDALGYSLSAAYNRTLLDGLAGTAAVGLDGISREDLPDYSAASALVGLRYTF; this is encoded by the coding sequence ATGCGCATGATATTCACCTCGCTCGCCCTCCTGGCTGCGCTGCCCGCCACGGCCTTGGCGCAGGATATCGATAATGCCGAGGACGACGCGACCGACACGAACCGAGGCGTGGCGATTGCGCCCTATATCGAGGCAGCGCAGGTCGTGACGGCGGAGCTCGAGCCGGGAGACGACGTCGTCACCTACACTCGCGCCGCCGTGGGCGTCGATGCTGGCTTCGGCGGACGTTACTCGCAAGGCTCCGCATCGCTTCGCTATGAACGGCGGATCGGGTGGGACGACGATGTCGCCGATACGGACACGGTTTCCGGCATCGCCCGCGCCTCGCTCGCCGTGGCCGGGCCTGCGGTAACGCTGGAGGCGGGCGGCCTCGCATCACGCACCCGCGTCGATGGCGATGGCAGCACATCGCTTGGCGATTTCGGCGCAGATGACGATTTCACCAGCCAGTTCTACTCCGTCTATGCCGGGCCGTCCGCGCGCACCCAGCTGGGCGCGGCTGAAGTCACCGGGGCGTATCGCATCGGCTATACGCGGGTGGAATCGCCCGATGCCGTACTGGTCGCCGCCGATGCCGACCCGGTCGATATTTTCGATGAGGCCGTAACGCAGAATGCCGCCGTGCGGGCCGGTCTGGCGCCCGATACGGTCCTGCCGGTCGGCGTCGGCGTCGGCGCCGGATGGAACCGCCAGGACGTGTCCAACCTCGATCAGCGTATCGACGATCGCTACGTCCGCGCCGATGTGACCGTTCCGGTCTCTCCCAACGTCGCGCTGGTTGGCGGTGTAGGTTACGAGGATGTCGAGGTTTCGAGCCGCGACGCCCTTCGCGATGACGAAGGATTGCCGATCCGTGGGCCGGTTGGACGCTTCATCACCGATGAAACGCAGCCGCGCACCATCGCTTATGAGACCGACGGTCTGATTTGGGATGTCGGCGTGTTGTGGCGCCCGAGCCGCCGCACCTCTGCCGCGGCGACTGTCGGTCGGCGCTATGGATCGACGACCTATTACGGCTCGCTTGCTTACGCGCCGAACGCGCGCTCCAGCCTGAATGTCTCGGTCTATGACACGCTCAACAGCTTCGGCGGCCAGGTGGTCGGCGCGCTGGACGAGCTAGGCACGGATTTTGATGCCTTCCGCAATCCGATCAGCGGAGATCTCGGCGGCTGCGTGCTCGGGGTGGAGGGTGATAATTGCGCTCTTGCGCGCCTTGGATCGCTTCGCTCCGCAGTATTCCGCAATCGCGGCGTATCTCTGAGCTATGGCGCGCAAAGCGGTCGCCTCTCCTACGGCATAGGCACTGGCTATGATCGCCGTAGCTTCTTCGCAGGCGATGACACCGTACTTGCGGCGCTCGACGGTGTGGCGGACGAGACTTACTGGCTCGCCGCCTATGCCGCGCGACAGCTCGATCAGCGTTCCGGTGTCAATCTGGGTGGCTCGCTAAGCCTGTTCCAACCGGGCGCCGACGGGCTGGGCGATGCTCTCGGTTACAGCCTGAGCGCCGCGTACAACCGCACTCTGCTTGATGGGCTGGCCGGTACGGCCGCCGTCGGCCTCGATGGTATCTCACGCGAAGACTTGCCCGACTATTCCGCCGCCTCCGCGCTTGTCGGCCTTCGTTACACGTTCTGA